A section of the bacterium genome encodes:
- a CDS encoding DUF4434 domain-containing protein, with amino-acid sequence MRITGTFLDEISVDIPHQNWGYAEWDLDFAAMKAVGIKTVILIRCGYMQWMTFPSKVLGQMRGGYNPPVDLVRMFLELAAKHDMAFYFGLYDSYEYVQNNQLDKELDINLKLIDEVWAMYGGYPAFKGWYLTHEFSRFKSDVMDVYASIGRHAKEVSGGLPILISPYIEGKKILSEGMTAITPERHEAEWDQIMSTLNGAVDIVAFQDGHVDFNELEEFLVINKALADKHGMQCWTNSETFDRDMPIKFPPIKWEKLLLKLNAAERAGYENAITFEFSHFMSPNSCYPQAHHLYKRYCEHFGISI; translated from the coding sequence AGATAAGCGTCGATATCCCACACCAGAATTGGGGATATGCCGAATGGGACCTGGATTTTGCGGCAATGAAAGCCGTTGGGATAAAGACCGTGATCCTTATTCGCTGTGGCTATATGCAGTGGATGACATTTCCGTCCAAAGTCCTTGGGCAGATGAGGGGTGGCTATAATCCGCCGGTGGATCTCGTCCGAATGTTCCTTGAGCTTGCCGCCAAGCATGATATGGCATTCTACTTTGGCCTGTATGATTCGTATGAATATGTGCAGAACAATCAACTCGATAAGGAACTGGATATCAACCTTAAGCTCATAGACGAGGTTTGGGCTATGTATGGCGGCTATCCCGCCTTCAAGGGTTGGTATTTGACACATGAGTTCAGCCGTTTCAAGTCGGATGTGATGGACGTATATGCGTCGATCGGGCGGCATGCCAAGGAGGTCTCAGGTGGGCTTCCAATATTGATCTCTCCGTATATCGAGGGCAAAAAGATATTGTCTGAGGGCATGACTGCAATTACTCCAGAGCGGCACGAAGCAGAGTGGGACCAGATAATGTCTACGCTCAATGGAGCGGTGGATATAGTTGCGTTTCAGGATGGGCATGTGGATTTTAACGAGCTTGAGGAGTTTCTTGTCATTAATAAGGCGCTTGCCGATAAACATGGAATGCAGTGCTGGACCAATTCCGAGACATTCGACAGGGATATGCCGATCAAGTTCCCTCCGATCAAATGGGAAAAGCTGCTTCTTAAGCTCAATGCGGCTGAGAGGGCAGGCTATGAGAATGCTATCACGTTTGAGTTTTCACACTTTATGAGTCCGAACTCCTGCTATCCGCAGGCACACCATTTATACAAGAGATATTGTGAGCACTTCGGAATATCTATATAG
- a CDS encoding GNAT family N-acetyltransferase, with amino-acid sequence MFGPKLVATYDRGDGTVNLELGLLKDEEAAIRQFSEWINDNRVRYYMLMQYPASIMQERDWLKRVSENRDSVTWGIYANGSLVGSMGIDSIDFAHSHAELGILIGDKQWWGKGIATVAEMLATDYAFSCIIPGGLSKLYAYVLVGNEPSKKALKHVGFKDVGILRREHYAHGQWFDIWIGDLLREEWLASREERFYSAGVTCHDICPGCDDIPKNL; translated from the coding sequence TTGTTTGGACCAAAACTTGTAGCAACCTATGATCGTGGAGATGGCACAGTAAATCTGGAACTCGGCCTCCTCAAAGATGAGGAAGCAGCCATACGGCAGTTCAGCGAATGGATAAATGACAATCGAGTCAGATACTATATGCTGATGCAATATCCCGCGTCTATAATGCAGGAGAGAGACTGGTTAAAACGGGTAAGCGAAAACCGAGACTCAGTTACCTGGGGAATATATGCAAATGGCAGCCTGGTAGGCTCCATGGGCATCGATTCCATCGATTTTGCCCACAGTCATGCTGAGTTAGGCATCCTAATCGGCGATAAACAATGGTGGGGAAAGGGCATTGCCACAGTCGCGGAGATGCTCGCGACGGACTATGCCTTTAGCTGCATCATTCCGGGCGGTCTGAGTAAGTTATATGCATATGTGCTGGTCGGCAATGAACCGAGCAAGAAAGCTCTCAAGCATGTCGGATTCAAAGATGTCGGCATTTTACGAAGAGAGCATTATGCGCACGGGCAATGGTTCGATATATGGATCGGTGACCTGCTCCGGGAGGAATGGCTTGCTTCACGCGAAGAGCGTTTTTACTCTGCCGGAGTAACCTGCCATGACATTTGCCCTGGCTGCGATGACATACCAAAAAATCTATGA
- a CDS encoding GNAT family N-acetyltransferase, with protein sequence MIIELEPNAFRTVVPLFDTLYIKFVINALVAGNCHGRIWVDDPTDPKSVFLWNKGPQYYVAGCADNKIFNDAIKQVIIHEIAPAPDSYMIVYYSSDAWADRLPDIFSERVLVKAPRYLYELDTLKIPDWHEHVPQGCQIVPINRQLLAETHLANLEQVTDEIKFMWPSIDLFFERAFGFCALHNDQIVCWCTGEYVYDNHIGIGIETVENYQHKGFATLTASAFAEHCISNNIKAHWDCWARNTPSSLTAEKVGFCKVADYTVFWGQID encoded by the coding sequence ATGATTATTGAGCTTGAGCCAAACGCCTTTCGAACTGTAGTTCCATTGTTTGATACGTTGTATATAAAATTTGTTATCAACGCTTTAGTAGCGGGCAATTGCCACGGCAGAATATGGGTAGATGATCCGACAGACCCGAAATCTGTTTTTCTTTGGAACAAGGGTCCACAATACTACGTTGCAGGATGCGCAGACAACAAGATATTTAACGACGCTATCAAACAAGTAATCATCCACGAAATTGCACCTGCACCTGATTCCTATATGATAGTCTATTACAGCTCAGATGCCTGGGCCGATAGACTTCCAGACATTTTCTCAGAGCGGGTTTTAGTAAAAGCTCCACGCTATCTTTATGAATTGGATACTCTGAAAATACCTGATTGGCACGAGCATGTTCCTCAAGGCTGCCAAATAGTCCCGATAAACCGGCAGCTACTTGCCGAAACTCATCTTGCAAACTTGGAACAAGTAACAGATGAAATCAAGTTCATGTGGCCATCTATCGACTTGTTTTTTGAAAGAGCATTCGGATTTTGTGCGTTACATAATGATCAGATTGTCTGCTGGTGCACAGGCGAGTATGTTTATGACAACCACATCGGAATAGGCATTGAGACCGTAGAGAATTACCAGCACAAAGGTTTTGCAACTCTTACAGCCTCCGCTTTTGCTGAACATTGCATTTCAAATAACATCAAAGCTCATTGGGACTGTTGGGCACGAAATACCCCATCTTCTCTGACAGCAGAGAAAGTTGGCTTTTGCAAAGTAGCCGACTACACTGTCTTTTGGGGTCAAATAGATTGA